In the genome of Pirellulales bacterium, one region contains:
- the fabG gene encoding 3-oxoacyl-[acyl-carrier-protein] reductase has product MADTFDAKLSVDLRGQTAIVTGASQGLGRAIAVGLARAGARVACIARNADKLRSTVDEIASAGGTAEAFSCDVTQSESVQKTVDAVLEKWEKLQILVNNAGITRDTLIPRMQDDQWDDVINTNLRGAFLFTRAVTRPMMQGRYGRIVNIASVSGLMGNPGQANYSASKAGLIGMTRSVARELATRKVTVNAIAPGFIETEMTDKLGEKVLEEVVNRVPVRRLGTPDEVVGSVLFLVSNAASYITGHVLTIDGGLTA; this is encoded by the coding sequence GTGGCGGACACCTTCGACGCGAAACTGTCGGTCGACCTGCGCGGCCAGACGGCGATTGTCACCGGAGCCTCTCAGGGTTTGGGCCGCGCGATCGCCGTGGGTTTGGCGCGCGCGGGTGCCCGCGTGGCGTGCATCGCGCGCAATGCTGACAAGCTGCGCAGTACGGTGGACGAAATCGCCTCAGCCGGCGGCACGGCCGAAGCTTTCTCCTGCGACGTGACTCAGTCCGAGAGCGTGCAAAAGACGGTCGACGCTGTGCTCGAAAAATGGGAGAAGCTGCAGATTCTCGTCAACAATGCCGGCATCACGCGCGACACGCTCATCCCACGCATGCAGGACGACCAGTGGGACGACGTGATCAACACCAACCTGCGCGGCGCCTTTCTGTTCACCCGGGCCGTCACGCGGCCGATGATGCAGGGACGCTATGGCCGGATCGTAAACATCGCCAGCGTGTCGGGCTTGATGGGCAACCCAGGGCAGGCCAATTATTCGGCCTCGAAAGCAGGCTTGATCGGCATGACGCGTTCGGTGGCCCGCGAGTTGGCGACCCGCAAGGTGACAGTAAATGCCATCGCGCCGGGCTTTATCGAGACGGAAATGACGGACAAACTGGGCGAGAAGGTCCTGGAGGAGGTCGTCAATCGAGTACCGGTGCGACGGCTGGGAACGCCAGACGAGGTTGTCGGCAGTGTGTTGTTTCTGGTAAGCAACGCGGCTTCGTACATTACGGGACACGTGTTGACGATCGACGGCGGTTTAACGGCGTGA
- the fabD gene encoding ACP S-malonyltransferase, with translation MPPVSKIAFLFPGQGAQSVGMGAALAEKLPAVRELYDRANAVLGFDLAKLCFEGPAEELDSTVISQPALFVTSLAAVEALRAESPDVVLSCEAAAGLSLGEYTALTFAGVLDFEDGLRLVQLRGAAMQDAADAAPSGMVSILGMERVQVQSVVDQARGGDVLEIANLLCPGNIVISGSNAACERAAELAEKSGAMKAVPLAVAGAFHTKIMEPAVARLSAGLAKVKMHDPKIPVVSNVDAAAHANPEEIRALLVKQVVNPVRWEDSLRHLIDQGVDQFYEVGPGRVLRGLLRRIDRKIACQSVMD, from the coding sequence ATGCCGCCGGTGTCGAAGATCGCCTTTCTGTTTCCCGGGCAGGGCGCGCAGAGCGTCGGAATGGGCGCGGCCTTGGCCGAGAAGCTGCCTGCCGTGCGCGAGCTGTACGACCGCGCGAATGCGGTCCTGGGCTTCGACCTGGCCAAGCTCTGCTTCGAAGGGCCGGCCGAGGAGCTTGATTCGACCGTCATCAGTCAGCCGGCGCTCTTCGTCACCAGCCTGGCCGCCGTCGAAGCCCTGCGGGCGGAGTCGCCCGATGTGGTGCTGTCGTGCGAGGCGGCGGCCGGCCTGAGCCTGGGTGAATACACCGCGCTGACGTTTGCCGGCGTATTGGATTTCGAAGATGGATTGCGGCTCGTGCAATTGCGCGGCGCGGCCATGCAGGATGCCGCCGACGCTGCTCCCAGTGGCATGGTCAGCATCCTCGGCATGGAACGCGTACAGGTGCAATCGGTCGTCGATCAGGCCCGTGGCGGCGACGTATTGGAAATCGCCAATTTGCTTTGTCCCGGGAATATCGTGATCTCGGGCAGCAATGCCGCCTGCGAGCGCGCTGCCGAGCTGGCCGAAAAATCGGGCGCCATGAAGGCCGTTCCCCTGGCCGTGGCCGGCGCGTTTCACACCAAGATCATGGAACCGGCCGTGGCGCGGCTCTCGGCGGGCCTGGCCAAGGTAAAGATGCACGACCCAAAGATCCCCGTCGTCTCGAATGTCGATGCCGCGGCGCACGCGAACCCCGAAGAGATTCGCGCCCTGTTGGTCAAGCAGGTCGTGAATCCGGTGCGCTGGGAGGATTCGTTGCGCCATCTGATCGACCAGGGCGTCGACCAGTTTTATGAGGTCGGGCCCGGACGCGTGTTGCGCGGCTTGCTGCGGCGCATCGATCGCAAGATTGCCTGTCAAAGTGTGATGGATTAG
- the rpmF gene encoding 50S ribosomal protein L32, with the protein MAVPKRRQSNSKTRSRRAHDFKTPPQLHYCPQCSTALPSHVVCPNCGYYMGRVMVEPAE; encoded by the coding sequence ATGGCCGTACCAAAACGCCGTCAATCGAATTCGAAGACCCGCAGCCGTCGGGCCCATGACTTCAAGACCCCGCCGCAATTGCACTACTGTCCGCAGTGCAGCACCGCCCTGCCCTCGCACGTGGTTTGCCCGAATTGCGGCTACTACATGGGTCGCGTCATGGTCGAGCCGGCGGAATAG
- the alaS gene encoding alanine--tRNA ligase, whose product MKTDELREKYLTFFESKGCVRRPSDVLVPVWDPSVLFTPAGMNQFKDHFLGKCKLEFTRATTCQKCLRTGDIDNVGRTAYHHTFFEMLGNFSFGDYFKREAIQWAWEFLTSKKWLALPPAQLSVSVYVDDDEAANIWANEIKLPTNKIDRFGEDDNFWPAGAPSQGPDGVCGPCSEIFFHSDSGSVEIWNLVFTQFNRVGNPPDNLRPLPSKNIDTGMGLERAAAVMQGVETNYHIDILRPLVEAAGEVCGIKYDPTSEHGRRLRRIADHIRACTFAIHENVYPGPNKEKYVVKRLLRRAVLDGHQIGLHAPFLHLLVPKVVELMRGPYPELAETATRVAQVISKEEGNFFSTIDGGLDRIDRIFRDMGKSGRVMVSGEEAADMYTTHGFPPELFETLAAERNFTFDWAGYRAAMERHGVESGGGQKVELFQSSPLDALKKAMHGTEFLGYETLESQARVVGLIAQDKLCDQINEVGHAQPVVVVLDKSPFYGESGGQVGDTGNLVAEGVRFEVTNTLREGGFILHVGHLRSGILRQGATVTARVDAERRAGIIRAHSATHMLHYALRTHLGAHAQQQGSKVDRDWLRFDFPNPRPLSHEELRKIEAEVNARVTSAVPVQWTTMPIADARKLGAMMLFGEKYPDVVRVVSMGDFSKELCGGTHLSNTGQAGLFKIVGEESVAAGTRRITALTGPAALQKVQDEEALLAEVAATLKVPVSEVPARVAALAKEVRELKKQPARGPSGEEFSAEKLLATAEDVSGTKVIVAEVPGGTRPVLRQLIDQLRRKGTPTAVFLASVEQDKVVLAAGVSRDLEQKKVHAGQWVKAAAEVVGGSGGGRPDMAEAGGKDPAKLPAALDRARQAIHDQLAAHVG is encoded by the coding sequence ATGAAGACGGACGAATTACGCGAAAAATATCTGACCTTTTTCGAGTCGAAGGGGTGCGTGCGCCGCCCCAGCGACGTCCTGGTCCCCGTCTGGGACCCGTCGGTCTTGTTCACGCCGGCCGGCATGAACCAGTTCAAGGATCATTTTCTCGGCAAGTGCAAGCTCGAGTTCACCCGCGCCACGACCTGCCAGAAATGCCTGCGCACCGGCGATATCGATAACGTCGGCCGCACCGCCTACCACCACACGTTTTTCGAGATGCTGGGCAATTTCAGCTTCGGCGATTATTTCAAGCGCGAAGCGATCCAGTGGGCCTGGGAGTTTCTCACCAGCAAGAAATGGCTCGCGCTGCCGCCCGCACAACTGAGCGTCTCGGTCTACGTCGACGATGACGAGGCCGCGAACATCTGGGCCAACGAGATCAAGCTGCCGACGAACAAGATCGATCGCTTCGGCGAAGACGACAATTTCTGGCCTGCCGGAGCGCCCAGCCAGGGGCCTGACGGCGTCTGCGGGCCGTGCAGCGAGATATTCTTTCACTCCGATTCCGGTTCGGTCGAGATCTGGAACCTGGTTTTCACACAGTTCAATCGCGTTGGCAATCCGCCCGACAATTTGCGGCCGCTGCCGAGCAAGAACATCGATACCGGCATGGGGCTCGAGCGGGCCGCGGCGGTCATGCAAGGGGTCGAGACGAACTACCACATCGACATTTTGCGCCCCCTGGTCGAAGCGGCCGGCGAAGTGTGCGGCATCAAGTACGACCCCACGAGCGAGCACGGGCGCCGGCTGCGGCGCATTGCCGATCACATCCGCGCCTGTACGTTCGCGATTCACGAAAACGTGTATCCCGGTCCCAACAAGGAGAAGTACGTCGTCAAGCGGCTTCTGCGCCGGGCGGTGCTCGACGGCCATCAGATCGGATTGCACGCGCCGTTCCTGCACTTGCTGGTACCGAAAGTGGTCGAGCTAATGCGCGGGCCGTACCCCGAATTGGCCGAGACTGCCACGCGCGTCGCGCAAGTGATCTCGAAGGAGGAGGGGAACTTCTTCTCGACCATCGACGGCGGCCTGGACCGCATTGATCGCATCTTCCGCGACATGGGTAAGAGCGGCCGGGTGATGGTCTCGGGCGAAGAAGCGGCCGACATGTACACCACGCACGGTTTTCCGCCTGAACTGTTCGAAACACTCGCCGCCGAGCGAAACTTCACGTTCGATTGGGCCGGTTATCGCGCGGCGATGGAGCGGCACGGCGTCGAGTCGGGGGGCGGCCAGAAGGTCGAGCTTTTTCAGTCGAGCCCGTTGGATGCGCTCAAGAAGGCGATGCACGGTACGGAGTTCCTGGGCTACGAGACCCTGGAATCGCAGGCCCGCGTGGTGGGCTTGATTGCGCAGGACAAACTGTGCGATCAGATCAACGAAGTTGGGCACGCGCAACCAGTCGTTGTCGTGCTCGACAAGAGCCCGTTCTACGGCGAGAGCGGCGGTCAGGTCGGCGACACCGGCAACCTGGTGGCCGAAGGCGTGCGCTTCGAGGTAACGAACACGCTCCGCGAGGGCGGGTTCATCCTGCACGTCGGCCACCTGCGCTCCGGCATCCTGCGGCAGGGCGCCACGGTGACGGCGCGCGTGGATGCCGAGCGTCGCGCCGGCATTATCCGGGCCCATTCCGCCACGCACATGCTGCATTACGCTCTGCGCACGCACCTGGGCGCGCATGCCCAGCAGCAGGGCTCGAAAGTCGATCGCGATTGGCTGCGTTTTGATTTCCCCAACCCGCGACCGCTGTCGCACGAAGAGCTGCGCAAGATCGAAGCCGAAGTGAACGCCCGCGTGACCTCGGCCGTGCCCGTGCAATGGACGACCATGCCGATCGCCGACGCCCGCAAGCTGGGGGCGATGATGCTCTTTGGCGAGAAGTACCCCGACGTGGTGCGCGTGGTGTCGATGGGGGACTTCAGCAAGGAACTGTGCGGCGGCACGCACCTGAGCAACACGGGACAAGCCGGTCTGTTCAAGATCGTCGGCGAAGAGAGCGTGGCAGCCGGGACGCGCCGGATCACGGCCCTCACCGGCCCGGCGGCCTTGCAAAAGGTGCAGGATGAAGAGGCGCTGTTGGCCGAGGTGGCGGCGACTTTGAAGGTTCCGGTCAGCGAAGTGCCGGCTCGCGTGGCGGCCCTGGCCAAAGAAGTGCGCGAGTTGAAAAAGCAGCCGGCCCGCGGCCCGTCGGGCGAGGAATTTTCGGCCGAAAAGCTGTTGGCCACGGCCGAGGATGTTTCTGGAACGAAGGTCATCGTGGCCGAGGTGCCCGGCGGCACACGCCCTGTCTTGCGGCAATTGATCGATCAATTGCGGCGCAAGGGAACGCCTACGGCCGTATTCCTGGCCAGCGTCGAGCAGGACAAAGTCGTGCTGGCCGCGGGTGTAAGCCGGGACCTGGAGCAAAAGAAGGTGCACGCGGGCCAGTGGGTCAAAGCGGCGGCCGAGGTCGTCGGCGGCTCAGGCGGCGGCCGTCCCGACATGGCCGAGGCGGGCGGCAAGGATCCCGCGAAATTACCCGCGGCGCTTGATCGAGCCCGCCAGGCGATCCATGATCAACTCGCGGCGCACGTGGGGTAG
- a CDS encoding trypsin-like peptidase domain-containing protein encodes MSRTQLYSVGCENCRTLPARRGGARAVACLAVGWLLVGLSAPSSIRAEEPSGLAAAIALQDAVVAAIARSEKSVVSIARVADKGNGLADVQPNFFNGRQGLAQQGPHDPEFVPTAFATGVIIGKGLVLTNHHALALEEKSDYYVTTVSRKVYRATVKGASPYSDLAVLEVIEPVTDNEFVPMTFGDSTKLQKGQIVIALGNPYAIARDGQASASWGIVANLQRKSPPVAGDNGAPSRPTLQHFGSLIQTDAKLNLGTSGGALLNLQGEMVGLTTSLAAVAGYEQAAGYAIPVDDAFRETVDKLKAGEERTHGLLGITFRRDEGRPGNGVRVDMIYAAGPARQADIRPNDVIKAVNEHWIRDGDDLMLNIGQLPAGSPARITVERGGRLFHRQVPLAKFPVQGKVIVTKPSPSWRGLTVDYATAMLEYQSRVNSGEAPADPCVIVRDVVEGSPAWEAGLRRSMLISHVGGVRVETPDEFQKAIAEKDGDVMLRLAAAPGKSDMVTVHPQP; translated from the coding sequence ATGAGTCGAACGCAGCTTTATTCTGTCGGTTGCGAGAATTGCCGTACGCTACCAGCACGGCGCGGGGGAGCCAGGGCTGTCGCCTGCCTGGCTGTTGGCTGGTTACTTGTTGGTCTGTCAGCGCCGTCGAGCATTCGAGCGGAAGAGCCAAGCGGCCTGGCGGCAGCGATTGCTCTACAGGATGCCGTGGTAGCGGCCATCGCCCGCAGCGAGAAATCGGTCGTCAGCATTGCCCGCGTCGCCGACAAGGGGAACGGGCTGGCCGACGTTCAGCCGAATTTCTTCAACGGGCGGCAAGGGCTCGCCCAGCAAGGGCCGCACGATCCGGAGTTCGTCCCCACGGCGTTCGCCACGGGCGTGATCATCGGCAAGGGGTTGGTACTCACGAACCATCATGCGCTCGCGCTGGAGGAGAAGAGCGACTACTACGTGACAACGGTCTCGCGCAAGGTTTACCGTGCCACGGTGAAGGGAGCCTCTCCGTATAGCGATCTGGCCGTGCTGGAAGTCATCGAGCCAGTAACGGATAACGAGTTCGTGCCGATGACGTTCGGTGACAGTACGAAACTGCAGAAAGGGCAAATCGTCATCGCGCTGGGCAACCCGTACGCGATCGCTCGCGATGGGCAGGCGAGCGCCAGTTGGGGAATCGTCGCGAACCTGCAACGCAAAAGTCCGCCCGTGGCAGGCGATAACGGCGCCCCCAGCCGGCCGACGCTGCAGCACTTTGGATCGCTGATCCAAACCGATGCCAAGCTGAACCTCGGGACCAGCGGCGGGGCGCTTTTGAATCTGCAGGGGGAAATGGTCGGGCTCACTACCAGCCTGGCTGCGGTCGCCGGTTATGAGCAAGCCGCCGGTTACGCCATTCCGGTCGACGACGCTTTCCGCGAAACGGTCGACAAGCTCAAGGCCGGCGAGGAACGTACGCACGGCCTGCTGGGGATCACATTTCGCCGCGACGAGGGGCGGCCCGGCAACGGCGTGCGCGTCGACATGATCTATGCCGCCGGCCCAGCGCGGCAAGCGGATATCCGTCCGAACGACGTCATCAAGGCGGTGAACGAACACTGGATCCGCGACGGCGACGACTTGATGTTGAACATCGGCCAGTTACCCGCGGGCAGCCCGGCGCGCATCACGGTCGAGCGTGGCGGCCGCCTTTTCCATCGGCAGGTGCCGCTGGCCAAGTTCCCCGTGCAAGGCAAAGTGATCGTCACCAAGCCGTCGCCTTCTTGGCGCGGTTTGACGGTCGATTACGCGACCGCCATGCTCGAATACCAGTCGCGCGTGAACTCGGGCGAAGCTCCGGCCGATCCCTGCGTGATCGTCCGCGACGTTGTCGAGGGGAGTCCCGCGTGGGAAGCGGGCTTGCGCCGTTCGATGCTCATCAGCCACGTTGGCGGAGTGCGCGTGGAAACGCCCGACGAATTCCAGAAGGCGATCGCGGAGAAAGACGGTGATGTCATGTTGCGTCTGGCCGCCGCTCCCGGAAAGAGCGATATGGTGACCGTGCACCCGCAGCCGTAG
- the recA gene encoding recombinase RecA → MVTAVKTNHRMVKKEAPTTKPARNSEAREKDAAKSVLDGSAPLKNAVAQIEKQFGEGAIMPLGTDKAVQIQGVSTGSLSLDLALGGQGIPKGRIIEIFGPESSGKTTLALHVVARAQRGGGIAAFIDAEHALDPGWAKKLGVELETLLVSQPGSGEEAMQITEMLIKSNAVDVIVVDSVAALVPQKELEGEIGDSFVGLQARLMSQAMRKLTGAIAKSKTSVIFINQIREKIGVMFGSPETTPGGRALKFYSSCRIDVRRIGQLKEGEDVVGQRVRAKVVKNKVAPPFRVAEFDMMHADGISYEGDVLDLAMAQKLIVRSGAWFRYGEMQLGQGREKTRAYLVENPALVEELKQKIMAAGAPLAAASASEGNSDGGE, encoded by the coding sequence ATGGTTACCGCGGTGAAAACGAATCATCGTATGGTCAAAAAAGAAGCCCCCACGACGAAGCCCGCGCGGAACAGTGAGGCGCGTGAGAAGGACGCCGCGAAGTCGGTGCTCGACGGCAGTGCGCCATTGAAGAACGCGGTGGCGCAGATCGAAAAGCAGTTCGGCGAAGGGGCCATCATGCCCCTGGGGACCGATAAGGCCGTGCAAATTCAGGGTGTGTCGACCGGCAGCTTATCGCTGGACCTGGCCCTTGGCGGCCAGGGAATTCCTAAGGGACGCATCATCGAGATCTTCGGGCCCGAATCGAGCGGCAAGACCACGTTGGCCCTTCACGTGGTGGCCCGGGCCCAGCGGGGCGGTGGCATCGCCGCCTTTATCGATGCGGAACACGCCCTCGATCCTGGTTGGGCGAAAAAGCTCGGCGTCGAGTTGGAGACGCTCCTGGTGAGTCAGCCGGGCAGCGGCGAAGAGGCGATGCAAATCACCGAGATGCTCATCAAGTCGAACGCCGTGGACGTGATCGTGGTCGACTCGGTCGCCGCCCTGGTTCCGCAAAAAGAGCTCGAAGGCGAGATCGGCGATTCTTTCGTCGGTTTGCAAGCACGCCTCATGAGCCAGGCCATGCGCAAGCTGACGGGCGCCATCGCCAAGAGCAAGACGAGCGTGATTTTCATCAACCAGATCCGCGAGAAGATCGGCGTCATGTTCGGCAGCCCCGAGACCACTCCCGGCGGCCGGGCCTTGAAGTTCTATAGCTCCTGCCGCATCGACGTCCGCCGTATCGGCCAGCTCAAAGAGGGGGAGGATGTGGTCGGCCAGCGGGTACGGGCCAAGGTGGTCAAAAACAAGGTCGCGCCTCCGTTCCGCGTGGCAGAGTTTGATATGATGCACGCTGACGGCATCAGTTACGAAGGGGACGTGCTCGACCTGGCCATGGCCCAAAAGCTGATCGTCCGCTCGGGGGCGTGGTTCCGGTACGGCGAAATGCAGCTCGGTCAGGGACGCGAAAAGACGCGGGCTTACCTCGTCGAGAATCCGGCCCTGGTCGAGGAGCTGAAGCAAAAAATCATGGCGGCCGGCGCCCCTTTGGCGGCGGCCAGTGCGAGTGAAGGAAATAGCGACGGCGGCGAATAA
- the thpR gene encoding RNA 2',3'-cyclic phosphodiesterase encodes MRTFIAVEVSSEVQLRAARLISKLQATGANVRWVKPDHMHLTLKFLGDVDLRDIPEVCDAVARATADVPPFSLRLAGAGAFPNLSHPRTVWIGADEGAEEIDALHKALDESLAAIGFRAEQRRFRAHLTIGRVRNADRGMAELARVLAEHADFVAGVIDVDEVVTFSSELDRGGPIHEPLATAELGGL; translated from the coding sequence GTGCGAACGTTCATCGCCGTCGAAGTTTCTTCCGAGGTGCAACTGCGCGCCGCGCGCCTGATCAGCAAACTGCAGGCGACCGGCGCGAATGTTCGCTGGGTCAAGCCCGACCACATGCACCTGACGCTGAAGTTCCTGGGCGACGTCGACCTGCGCGACATCCCGGAGGTTTGCGACGCGGTGGCGCGGGCTACAGCCGATGTGCCTCCGTTTTCGTTACGCCTGGCCGGGGCCGGGGCATTTCCGAATCTGTCGCACCCGCGCACCGTCTGGATTGGCGCCGACGAGGGTGCCGAAGAGATCGATGCTTTGCACAAAGCGCTCGACGAGTCGCTGGCCGCGATCGGCTTTCGCGCCGAGCAACGCCGCTTCCGCGCGCACCTGACGATCGGTCGCGTGCGCAACGCCGACCGTGGCATGGCCGAGCTCGCCCGCGTGCTGGCCGAACATGCCGATTTCGTGGCGGGGGTCATCGATGTCGATGAAGTGGTGACATTCTCTAGTGAACTTGATCGCGGCGGCCCAATTCATGAGCCGCTGGCCACCGCCGAGCTGGGTGGGCTGTAA